DNA sequence from the Oncorhynchus keta strain PuntledgeMale-10-30-2019 chromosome 1, Oket_V2, whole genome shotgun sequence genome:
ATAAATAAAACAGGTTTGGGAAAAAGGTTGCTTTGGAGAAGTGGATTTCAGGATAAACTGCAACTACTTCTTCCTTCCACTCATTCTATCCTcacctccctttcctcttccaCCTCTTGTAGCTACTTCCGCATGCGAGGCCAACCCGGAGCCTGGGCATTGCCTGGATCTGCGGGACAGCTCCCAGGGCAGTCGACTGGACGAGCAGAGAGCCAGCGTGGGCAGCAGCCTCCCCGGTCTACGTCTCAGCACCTCCGATCAGCCCATCAGGCTCCACCCCATGCTCAGTCGCCTGATGACCAGTGCTGACCAGCCTCAGGATGACGACGTCTTCTTTGACATGCTAGTCAAGTGCCAGGTAATCAAGACAGCCTATTTTAGTTGGTTCTCTGACAAAGTTAGTATAAGCCTGTATTTGCTTACATAATGAATTAACACCTATTATAAAGATGAATGGTAACTTATGTACCAAAGTTATTGAAAAAGACTGATTTGAGATCACAATCCGGTCTATCCCAATGTGCTTGTGTAGGGTTCAAGACTGAATGACCAGCGTTGTGAAgaaccccctccctccactagaGGTCCTACTGTCCCAGCTGAGGACTTCTTTAGCCTTATCCTGCGCTCCCAGGCTAACCGGATGGACGAGCAGCGGGTCCCACCACCACCCCTAAGCTTCGACCCTAACCAGCCCATCTCGGACTGACCAGCTTTTGTCTACTTCTACCTCTCCTCAGCTTCTCTCAGCCCAGAAACCAGCACACAAATGCATTCCTCTACCAAAGCCCTAACTGAAAATGGATCTACCCCACCACACTAAATCATGGAGTCCTAATGTACAGACTTATTATACTGGCCGAGATGTTACTTTTGTTTGTTATGTTGACTGGGCTCCTTTCAGCCTTTCTCAGTGTGTGAATGACCCAGACAGTGCAATAAACTGACAATTTAACTGATTTTTCATAGTTAAACTTGTTTTAATTGCATTTTTATTTTCTAAGCTTATGTTGATGGAAGTTAAGAAATTAGTAAAATAAATTGTACAGGTCCGTTTTCTACTTCTGGTGTATGCCCACCTTGAGGAAATAAAGCCTCATTTTAACAAAGAATTATTTGCATTTCCGTGTCCACTCCAATTCAACCCTTGCTCGTGATTAGATGCCAACTGCCCTTTAGGAATCCAACTAAAATGTTGCAATCTACTGGGCTTAGGGAAATGTACATTTAGGGAATAGCAACTTTGTTGTGCTATTCATTTTATTAATGTTGCCATCCCATGTTTTGATATTTACAGTACATTCAAATAATCAACATTCATCAGTACATATCATTGTGGTCATCAACTGTAGTACATTAACAGGCATCTTACACAGTGACAATTCATAGCAGGTCTAACCTCAACCCCAGGCTCAATTGCTACTGCATCAAGTTAACTGGTGAATAAGATTAAAACAGGTCTAGAAGAACAGGACAATGTTTTGCTGGGCTAAACTGTACAGTAAAGTGCTGGTCATGGTTGTGTGTAAGGTTTCTTACTAACCTCAGACCGATAAAAGGTCCACTATGGCTCAGAGTCTATTGATTCAGAGCTCAGCCTTTCTCGTGAGTCCTTGCATCTGGGGGGAAAACAAAACAATGACAGGTTAGTTGAAAGTTACATTTGTTAATCTTTGGACTGAAATAACATGTCACTTCACATAACCTGTGTTCAATCACTGGTTTCTTTAAGGGTGAGGTCAATTATATTTCAAGTAAACTGATTTGGAAATTGAGTTTACTTCTGGAATTTAAATGTAATTGACCCCCAACCCTGGTTCTGCTGTGGTCCAGAATTCAAGACTCAGAACATAATATTTTAGAGGTAACCTCTGAGCCTGTTAAAAAAAATtggaccagatacaatgctattttacagtaaaaaaATACTTTCAGCACAcgtatagggaaggacattcaacaagcaaagcacttacacaaatgattggctgagagaaattcattaaaatgattgtgggggccgttttgttagatttcagtgcggcttttgacattgtCGACCATTGTCTGCTGCTGAAAGAAcgtatggctttacaccccttgcTATATTGTAGATAGAGTTACCTGTCTTAACAGAAAACAGAGGGtgtaatggaagcctctccaacataatccaggtagaataaggaattccccagggcagctgtctagacCCATAATTTTTTTCAATCTTACTAATGACATTCCACTGTGTTCATTCCACTGGCTAGTGTgcctatgtatgcggatgactcaacaatATACACGTCAGCAACacttaaagagctgcagttagtttcagaatgggtggaaaggaataagttagtcctaaatatttaaaaaaacaaagcattgtatttgggacaaatcattcattaaaccctaaacctcaactaaatcttgtaatgaataattattggaattgagcaagttgaggtgactaaactgttTGGAGTAAcactggattgtaaactgtcatggtcaaaatatATTGATACaactcccgagtggtgcagcggtctaaggcactgcatctcagtgcaagaagcaTCACTAcagtcgctggttcgaatccagtcAATCACTtccagccatgattgggagtcccatagggtggcacacaattggcccagcgtcatctgtgTTTGGCCGGGGCAGgcaatcattgtaaataagaatgaattcttaactgacttgcctagttaaaataaaacagctaaaatggggagaagtctgtccataataaagcactgttCTGCCTTAAGAACACTAGCAGGTTCTACATGACCTAGTTATGTTTaaattattaatttatttgccctttttcaccccaatttcgtggtatccaattgtttttagtagctactatcttgtctcatcgctacaactcccgtacgggctcgggagagacgaaggttgaaggtcatgcgtcctccgatacacccaaccaagccgcactgcttcttaacacagcgcgcatccaacccggaagccagccgcaccaatgtgtcagaggaaacactgtgcacctggcaaccttgggaGGCCTGGCCCTAGTTATGTTACTGGTCAGTCGTGTGGttaggtgccacaaagagggacttacaattggctcagaacagggcagcatggctggcccttaaaagtacacggGGAGCTAACAATGATATGCAtatcaatctctcatggctcaaagtggcgagatcgacttcatcactacttgtttttgtaagaagtgttgtcAAGCTGAATGCACAGAGCTATCGGTTTCAACTAATAGCACAccaaagtccagaacagactatgggaggcacacagtactacatagagccatgactacatggaactctattccacatcaggtaactgatgcaatcagtagataaaaaataaaaaaagatgaaatataccttatggaacagcagggactgtgaagagacaaaCACGCATACAAGCGCTAGCACACGCACTCTACTCatgtacattgtaatattgtagtATGGTAGTATTATACATTCTGTATATTAGATATGTAGTTGTGTAATAATGTTATTTGATGTAgtgttttatatgtaatgtaagtgccttaatgtgcTTGGACCCTAGgacgagtagctgctgccttggtagcaACTAATgaggatccctaataaatacaaaatgccACTAAGTTTGTCCTCACCTGGGGAAGCAGCAGGTGAAGGAGCCAGACTCCCCCTCCACCCGGTAGCGTCCTGAGGTGGGCAGATCTTTACACTCAGACATGAAACAATGCAGCTCCGACACTGGGCTCCCttcctgctgctgttgctgcaaGACAAACGATAGGATTGTTCTGGTGAGGAAATGTTTTTACTAGGAATAGTGTTGTAACCAAAAGCAAGTGAAGTGTTATAATAACAGAAGTGCATATTCGACCATCAGATCTAAATATTAGGCATGGAAATCTGTTATGGTAAGGGTTTAGTTTAGACATATGGTTAGCAAATCACTATCCAGAACTATTCAATATCTGCCGGCTGTACACTGCCTATAATGAATCTTAACCTTGATGGTGTCATAGGTATCAGTGATAAGGGTGATGAAGAGGCTGAGAATCATGTAGATGAAGAGCGAGACGAAGGTGTAGAGGTAGACTCTGCTGAACAGCCACACCAGGTAACTCTTCTGCTTCATGTACTTGAAGGTGGGATACATGTCATCTCCGTTGATCAGTGAGAACAGGCACTCTGATACTGTGTTCAGGGTCCGGAACTAACAGAACAAAACAGACAAAgttaaaacacatttaaaaaaaaagaaatccaGTTAAAGCCTCCTTTTGCTGTTAAAAACCCCTGGCACTTGTGTGGTTGAGTGATAACACTCCCAACAGGTTGTGGGTTCAATCCTCGTTTGATCTCCTACCTTCTCATGGTAGGGCCCGAGCACGATCCAGCCACAGAAACAGTACCCCAGGTAAATGATTCCGGCACAACCGATGAACCGAACCACATTTGGGAAAGCTGCTCTCAGGGTCAGGATGAGAATCTAGGAATAACCAATCACAATCCACAGATCAACAGAATTCCTATGGAACTCACCCAGTATTCcactttaaaaaaacagataataTGTCTTGTGTGAAGCATCAAGTGTTGAATTCAACACGAGTGTCCTACATTGTACTTCTTGAAGTATCCCATGTAGCGTATGACTCCGATCCAAACAAGCATTGTGCCTGTTCCGAGAAAGATGCTGCAGACATCATAACTGGTGAGAATCTAAGAGAAAAACATACCAATTAGACTAATAATATTTGTGTAATGTGTGAAGGCTAATGCAAATAAAATGTCACACACACCTTTGTCTGGATTTCTATTTTAAGAATGGAACCGATGATTGTGAGTGTATCACTGGCGATGATGAGGATATACCAGCCGTTCAGAAACTCCAGCCTATCGGACCATGGAACCTTCTTCCCCTGACGGACTAGGCAGAAGTCTGTGTACTCCTGGAAAAATTAGGCGGATACAGACAGCTTTACAGAAACAAGCCATAACACACAAAAaccactcacctcactcactaTTCACTGTTGACAATACTGCCCTGCAAAAGTGCAGTGCCTACGTAATTAGACAGACAGCAATTTCTGGTACTTCATGACATATTCTGATCGACTGGCTTGTTCTTGTGTCAGGAAACGAAATCCCACATTAATCAGATAGTATACCTGGCCATAACAACAGATTAAAGTGTTTTTTAAACCAAATTCGTAGTTACTGCACTTTGCCTTTGTAGGGCAGAGTAGTAGACTTACAAACTGTAGCCGTATCCCGTTGAGCACAGAGCGTGTGCAGAGGGCCAGAGAGGTGATGCAGGTTACAATGATGAGACAGTCAAACAGCAGTGGGTAATATATGTTCTTGGGAGCTGGGGAGAGAAAACTAAACTAGAACTTTGATTTATAAAACACACCATTTCAAATACAGATAGCTCTAAAAGGAAAAAGTAAAGGCTAATGATTATACACTGAACATACAGGCCCCGGTTACTTTCCAGTCTCTACATTCATTTATGTCAACGTCATTGTCCAGGTCGAcctttattctgccactgtgggCTTGGTTGTTGAAGGTGATCTATTAACCAGAGAAAGATACACTGCTTTTAAATACGGAAGGATGAGAGTTAATGTTTAACTGGCCAAGTCCTAGCTAGCATTCCAGTCACACCTAATACTTTCCTCAAGTTTCAAACAATTAACTACCAACTTTGAAGAAAATGGTGGAACTCGAATGGATAAAAATGGGAACAAATTTCCAAATACAGAGAACATTCCGGCATATTGGGAATAGGTCTATAATCTGCCTAGCCAATAAGTGAGGTGAGGTAGAGAAACAGCCTGGAGTCAGATAACATACCGTGACATCAAAGTCATAGCAGTTTGGCAGCTCTCTGTTTCTAACTGTTTGTAGGTTTATGGCCTTCAGAGTGAACTTGATCTTCACATTTAACAATCTGCAAGTCAAAGATAAATACAGTATCGTAACCACTGACAAGTACAACAACCTACATTTAGGACAAAAACATGAGGGTCTCAGTTATGAATATTATGTAATGTGTTTGTTTAAAGAGCTGTCACCCCACACCCATGTACtataagcaacaacaaaaaaactatgTTTTTGTTAAAAGTATACAGTTCTATTACTTATGATTATGCATTGAAAAATTCTAAGTTTAATATCATGGCCTGATACCTTTTGAAATGCACAACGAAATTCAACAGATCATCCTCGGTTGTGCTTCCCATGGGGAATACTGGAACAATCTCAAGGCATTCTGTTGTGGGGTAAATAACCAAAAGTTGACTTTTAAAAACatttcagcaacaacaaaaaaatctgaatttaAAAAGATTCCTATTCAAAACCTCCTCAGTCCAAATCATAACATTCTGTTCAGACCATTCTGATAAAGTGATTAAAGCATGTCGAACATCTTAGACTTGCCTGGCTACTCAAACTCCTTGCTCTGGCCAAACGATACACCCATGGCCATTAGTTTCTTCTCCGCATTGAGTCTGGATTGGAATGCCTCTCCAACGATTTCAAGAATGGAAATCCATTCTAGAccgtctgattggtcccagaacaCACGTGTGTAAAGCAACGTTTTTAAAAtgtgtcattggctttgatactctgattggttagagatgatccaattGCTGATTACTTTGTACAACACCGCTCATTTTGATGTCACCACAAACAACTTCAATAATGGCAATCTCAGACTGACGTATGTAGCGAACAATAGAGCAGTGGAAGAATTCAGTTTGAGTCGTCAGGCAACTCTTACACACCACTGAAAGCTAAACTGCAAATGACATATAGCATACAGCGACCATTAGCTTACCAGTTTCAATCTGTGCGTCTATATCAAAGGTCTCATTGGCTGGTGAAATGCTTCCATTCCTGTAGAACTCTtggcacagagacagaggggaataGGTGTCCCCCTTCTTCTCATAGGCATGGTTACCAACGGTGATATTTCGCAGACGGGAATACTACAATTAGGACATAAAAGAATGACAACTGTAACATTAAAAAGTAAGCAATCACATACTGTATTTACTCAAATTATGTTTGATTGACAAGGGATGACATGAATACTGCACAATTTTAACACTTGCCCCCCAATCCCCCCTTCCTTGATACATGTGTAAATACTGGACtctaaattgtgccttcctgtattatacttatgctaaaatgtttattctattctactgagccatttactttatgttcatattctaattgttttatttcttattgttgttgcattggaGAAGGAACCTCAAGTAAGCATTTTGTTGGACGGTgtggtgtataccatgtgtatcctgtacatacgactaatacaacTTGAAAATGTTGGTGAACTATCAAGCTATGACAGAACAGAAGTTGGAGGCTAAACACAAATAAAAGTATACAGACATTGGGTAGGTATTTCATTGGAATCATGCTCCATAAACACTACCTTTACACAGCAATAAGCCATCGAAAATGAAAGGAGCTAGGTACAGTACAAAGTCCTCTAAGAGGACAGAACTATACAAGCTACTTTACCTATAAAACTCAACCAATGATTGACAGTAATGTGACAAAACAAAGGAGTAAACCAGGATGCACAATATCGTTATCTCGGTGGTGGGACTAGGGGGAATACACCTGGTAAACAGTATTTTGAGTTCTCGGGACACAGAGTCTCACATGATGATGAGGGAATGGTCAGAACTAGCTTTTGATTTCCAGGCAACAAAAACAGGTTACCATCTCACAGGTTTGACCTACTGTCCTCAATAAGAAACCAAAGGCAATACAGAGGAGATATCCCTGTATATCATTAATTTCCAATCACATGTTTGATAGAATGTGATAGCAGCTGTTGACTGTCCTTACCTTATCGACTATGTAAGAGATGTGTTCATACACCTCATCCTGCCTGTACACAGCATAAGAGTCCCCACGGCTATCCACGTAATCTTTGAGGAAGAGATGCTTGAATGTCATGAGGTTCTCCTCTTTGAAGGTTACCACCATCTGATTGCTCAGTCCAAAAGACACCAACTGGGAAGAGAAAAGTTATTAATGACACACGGAGGATGCATTCCAACAAAATGCCATATATAGTGGCTTCCATCACTATGTATGAAAAAGTTGGTGACCACTGTCAATGAGTACTGGGATATGGCCTACATCTGGTATAGTTGGGATGGTTTAAAACTATGACACTGCTTATTCGCGTGATCAGGAAAtggctgtgtctgtctctctttatttctatgttgggtCTTTCTAGGTTTGGATACGGAATAGTTCAGAACTAAACAACAAAAAAGTACCCCGTCTCTGTTGACTGTTCGCTCATTGGTCAGTACCTGGATGGTAATGATGGCGATCTTGATGATCTGGAGCATCAGTTTCCATGGTTTACGTCCGCGGGCTTTGTATTTCTCACAGGGGTTCATGAAGAAGTACTTGATCTTCCTCCTGAGGTTGTCCGCTGTCTCCTTGTCCTGATGCTGCTGGTCGTCTGCCCAGGCGGCATGCCCATTTGGCTCGTACACAGAGCTGTACAAACCACCTGAGTGCTCCATCTCTAAAGGAAATAG
Encoded proteins:
- the mcoln3b gene encoding mucolipin-3 isoform X2, translating into MEHSGGLYSSVYEPNGHAAWADDQQHQDKETADNLRRKIKYFFMNPCEKYKARGRKPWKLMLQIIKIAIITIQLVSFGLSNQMVVTFKEENLMTFKHLFLKDYVDSRGDSYAVYRQDEVYEHISYIVDKYSRLRNITVGNHAYEKKGDTYSPLSLCQEFYRNGSISPANETFDIDAQIETECLEIVPVFPMGSTTEDDLLNFVVHFKRLLNVKIKFTLKAINLQTVRNRELPNCYDFDVTITFNNQAHSGRIKVDLDNDVDINECRDWKVTGASPKNIYYPLLFDCLIIVTCITSLALCTRSVLNGIRLQFEYTDFCLVRQGKKVPWSDRLEFLNGWYILIIASDTLTIIGSILKIEIQTKILTSYDVCSIFLGTGTMLVWIGVIRYMGYFKKYNILILTLRAAFPNVVRFIGCAGIIYLGYCFCGWIVLGPYHEKFRTLNTVSECLFSLINGDDMYPTFKYMKQKSYLVWLFSRVYLYTFVSLFIYMILSLFITLITDTYDTIKQQQQEGSPVSELHCFMSECKDLPTSGRYRVEGESGSFTCCFPRCKDSRERLSSESIDSEP
- the mcoln3b gene encoding mucolipin-3 isoform X1, which codes for MVESDHVSECEMRFVVQHCSGQSSEMEHSGGLYSSVYEPNGHAAWADDQQHQDKETADNLRRKIKYFFMNPCEKYKARGRKPWKLMLQIIKIAIITIQLVSFGLSNQMVVTFKEENLMTFKHLFLKDYVDSRGDSYAVYRQDEVYEHISYIVDKYSRLRNITVGNHAYEKKGDTYSPLSLCQEFYRNGSISPANETFDIDAQIETECLEIVPVFPMGSTTEDDLLNFVVHFKRLLNVKIKFTLKAINLQTVRNRELPNCYDFDVTITFNNQAHSGRIKVDLDNDVDINECRDWKVTGASPKNIYYPLLFDCLIIVTCITSLALCTRSVLNGIRLQFEYTDFCLVRQGKKVPWSDRLEFLNGWYILIIASDTLTIIGSILKIEIQTKILTSYDVCSIFLGTGTMLVWIGVIRYMGYFKKYNILILTLRAAFPNVVRFIGCAGIIYLGYCFCGWIVLGPYHEKFRTLNTVSECLFSLINGDDMYPTFKYMKQKSYLVWLFSRVYLYTFVSLFIYMILSLFITLITDTYDTIKQQQQEGSPVSELHCFMSECKDLPTSGRYRVEGESGSFTCCFPRCKDSRERLSSESIDSEP